A genome region from Solirubrobacter pauli includes the following:
- a CDS encoding cell division protein FtsX, with amino-acid sequence MRPVFFLREALRALKRNAIPSFAAMATVLVTVLVLGVFIPVVQATTGAANEVRGKVIADVYLKTDAKQADVARVDRLLKAEPMISKVEFISSDQAYQTERKRNPKAYELLGSNPLPDTFRITPRNPDDISKIKDALAPEAAGGGRTVVDPAIDEVRNREEDTNKILAVTGVVKITMALLAGLLGIASMLLIANTIRLSLYARRREVEVMKLVGATDWFIRWPFVLEGVIVGLFGGLLAIILLAVVKIAVVDPLAADFALIAAPDTIDFPLLIGLLLVAAVAVSALGSGLSLRKFLRV; translated from the coding sequence ATGCGTCCCGTCTTCTTCCTGCGCGAGGCGCTCCGCGCGCTCAAGCGCAACGCGATCCCCAGCTTCGCCGCCATGGCCACCGTGCTCGTCACGGTGCTCGTGCTCGGCGTCTTCATCCCGGTCGTGCAGGCCACGACCGGCGCCGCGAACGAGGTCCGCGGCAAGGTCATCGCCGACGTCTACCTCAAGACGGACGCCAAGCAGGCGGACGTCGCCCGCGTCGACCGGCTGCTGAAGGCCGAGCCGATGATCAGCAAGGTCGAGTTCATCTCGAGCGACCAGGCGTACCAGACCGAGCGCAAGCGCAACCCGAAGGCGTACGAGCTGCTCGGGTCCAACCCGCTGCCGGACACGTTCCGGATCACGCCGCGCAACCCGGACGACATCTCCAAGATCAAGGACGCCCTGGCGCCCGAGGCCGCCGGCGGTGGCCGCACGGTCGTCGACCCGGCGATCGACGAGGTCCGCAACCGCGAGGAGGACACCAACAAGATCCTCGCCGTCACGGGCGTCGTGAAGATCACGATGGCGCTGCTCGCGGGCCTGCTGGGCATCGCCTCGATGCTGCTGATCGCGAACACGATCCGCCTCTCCCTCTACGCCCGCCGGCGCGAGGTCGAGGTCATGAAGCTCGTGGGCGCGACCGACTGGTTCATCCGCTGGCCGTTCGTGCTCGAGGGCGTGATCGTCGGCCTGTTCGGCGGCCTGCTCGCGATCATCCTGCTCGCGGTCGTCAAGATCGCGGTCGTCGACCCGCTGGCCGCCGACTTCGCGCTGATCGCGGCGCCGGACACGATCGACTTCCCGCTGCTGATCGGCCTCCTGCTGGTGGCCGCGGTCGCGGTCTCCGCGCTGGGCTCCGGCCTCAGCCTGCGGAAGTTCCTCCGGGTCTAG
- the ftsE gene encoding cell division ATP-binding protein FtsE: MAATERHLRRRRAREGAHRTAAPHSPATGAVISFSGVEKRYSATDSALDGISFDIFPGEFVFLVGHSGSGKSTAMKLLIKELEPTAGEIRVAGRDLQKIPRPRVPYYRRNLGVIFQDYKLLPNRTVYENVAYALQVTGGGRREIRDKVPDILRLTGLSTKLHNYPDQLSGGEQQRVAIARAFVNHPPLLIADEPTGNLDPETSIGIMQLLYRINQTGTTVLVATHDVAMVDKMRRRVIELADGKIVRDEQAGAYAANENTREFAIRMRGALG; encoded by the coding sequence ATGGCTGCAACAGAACGACATCTACGCCGACGCCGCGCACGCGAAGGCGCTCATAGAACTGCTGCTCCGCACTCGCCCGCCACCGGCGCGGTGATCTCCTTCAGCGGCGTGGAGAAGCGCTACAGCGCGACCGACTCCGCTCTGGACGGGATCTCCTTCGACATCTTCCCGGGAGAGTTCGTCTTCCTCGTGGGCCATTCCGGCTCCGGCAAGTCGACGGCGATGAAGCTCCTCATCAAGGAGCTCGAGCCGACCGCCGGCGAGATCCGCGTGGCGGGTCGCGACCTGCAGAAGATCCCGCGCCCCCGCGTGCCGTACTACCGGCGCAACCTCGGCGTGATCTTCCAGGACTACAAGCTGCTCCCGAACCGCACCGTGTACGAGAACGTCGCGTACGCGCTGCAGGTCACGGGCGGCGGCCGCCGCGAGATCCGCGACAAGGTGCCGGACATCCTGCGCCTCACCGGCCTGAGCACGAAGCTGCACAACTACCCCGACCAGCTCTCCGGCGGCGAGCAGCAGCGCGTGGCGATCGCGCGCGCGTTCGTCAACCACCCGCCGCTGCTGATCGCGGACGAGCCGACCGGCAACCTCGATCCCGAGACGTCGATCGGGATCATGCAGCTGCTCTACCGCATCAACCAGACCGGCACGACCGTGCTCGTCGCCACCCACGACGTGGCGATGGTGGACAAGATGCGCCGCCGCGTGATCGAGCTCGCCGACGGCAAGATCGTCCGCGACGAGCAGGCCGGCGCGTACGCCGCGAACGAGAACACGCGCGAGTTCGCCATCCGCATGCGGGGAGCCCTCGGCTAG
- a CDS encoding M16 family metallopeptidase, which produces MARIESSSLPNGLPLHRVELPTRSTTILVAFDAGARTERPEENGMAHFLEHLVFKGGQKYDDYRKVNQTAETMGAVLNAYTSHDLVAFHITCRAEVAAEAIDLLTDFVGRPKIDAEELDRERGVVIQEIARSNDQPSVIAEHLIDRAAFGDHPLGRPVLGPEEHLRDTFTRDGILAFRRRQWVGSRGGAFIVGNVDHLPEDNELAELFGRFPSISANGGSEPAPPFAPTTLVEQRESAQSHLRMSYRPSIDPRAPAERAALAVYSTLLGGSMGSRLFDEIREQRGLAYSVYALDHSFADVPILQLSAGLESGKCVEAFTRMREIVDELRTEGPSEEEVERARAYAAGRRVLAFENTNAVARHAAQQTVVFGQDIDPDKAIEALDAVTYEQVVEVGRGISEQLSVACVGPHDQAEFS; this is translated from the coding sequence ATGGCGCGCATCGAGTCCTCCTCCCTGCCGAACGGCCTGCCGCTGCACCGGGTGGAGCTCCCCACACGGTCGACGACGATCCTCGTCGCCTTTGACGCGGGCGCGCGCACGGAGCGCCCCGAGGAGAACGGCATGGCCCACTTCTTGGAGCATCTGGTCTTCAAGGGCGGGCAGAAGTACGACGACTACCGCAAGGTCAACCAGACCGCGGAGACGATGGGCGCCGTGCTGAACGCGTACACGTCGCACGACCTCGTGGCCTTCCACATCACGTGCCGCGCGGAGGTCGCCGCCGAGGCGATCGACCTGCTGACGGACTTCGTGGGCCGCCCGAAGATCGACGCCGAGGAGCTCGACCGCGAGCGCGGCGTCGTCATCCAGGAGATCGCGCGCTCCAACGACCAGCCGTCGGTCATCGCCGAGCACCTGATCGACCGCGCGGCGTTCGGCGACCACCCGCTCGGCCGCCCGGTGCTGGGGCCGGAGGAGCACCTGCGCGACACGTTCACGCGTGACGGCATCCTCGCCTTCCGCCGCCGCCAGTGGGTGGGCTCGCGCGGTGGCGCCTTCATCGTCGGCAACGTCGACCACCTGCCCGAGGACAACGAGCTGGCCGAGCTGTTCGGCCGCTTCCCGTCGATCTCGGCCAACGGCGGCTCCGAGCCGGCGCCGCCGTTCGCGCCGACGACGCTGGTCGAGCAGCGCGAGTCCGCCCAGTCGCACCTGCGGATGTCCTACCGGCCGTCGATCGACCCGCGCGCGCCCGCCGAACGCGCCGCGCTGGCCGTGTACTCGACGCTCCTGGGCGGCTCGATGGGCTCGCGCCTGTTCGACGAGATCCGCGAGCAGCGCGGGCTCGCCTACTCCGTGTACGCGCTGGACCACTCGTTCGCGGACGTGCCGATCCTGCAGCTGTCCGCCGGCCTCGAGTCGGGCAAGTGCGTCGAGGCCTTTACGCGCATGCGCGAGATCGTCGACGAGCTGCGCACCGAAGGGCCGTCGGAGGAAGAGGTCGAGCGGGCGCGGGCGTACGCCGCCGGCCGGCGCGTGCTGGCCTTCGAGAACACGAACGCGGTCGCGCGCCACGCGGCGCAGCAGACGGTCGTCTTCGGCCAGGACATCGATCCCGACAAGGCGATCGAGGCCCTGGACGCGGTCACCTACGAGCAGGTCGTCGAGGTCGGTCGCGGCATCTCCGAGCAGCTCTCGGTCGCCTGCGTCGGCCCTCACGATCAGGCCGAGTTCTCATAG